One Mesorhizobium loti genomic window carries:
- a CDS encoding flagellar motor protein, whose translation MSVAEADHGRHEIIIVRRAHDDHDEAHHGGVWKIAFADFMTAMMCFFLVMWLINAANEQTKAAVASYFNPVKLVDRESSRKGLEDLGNGPRAVGMTADDPQEATKKSGQDGIGAAGSSNRKQDKQEPNKAEQSDEHLFADPYAVLSEIATDTGVMQNVSQKGDGGAQNAGPATGASGGASYRDPFEPDFWSQQVAAPAAEASAQRPKIEGDPLKSGDKAAQTQVAKVKAVPPAPPIKDAPLEPLAADGKAAATTAKAGETKASETKANEAKAGDGKAAAAAKADAAAAAQETTPPEAAEKPPTAAAVKAAADVKRQLADAFKPGDKLHDGVSVEATDKGVVISITDQLDFGMFEVGSAVPSRELVLAMEKIGRIVNSQKGTISINGHTDARPFRSASYDNWRLSTARAHSAYYMLVRGGVDERRITEVAGFADRQPKDPADPMSAANRRIEILMTSGG comes from the coding sequence ATGAGTGTCGCCGAGGCCGATCACGGCAGGCACGAGATCATCATCGTGCGGCGGGCTCATGACGACCACGACGAAGCCCATCACGGTGGCGTCTGGAAGATCGCCTTCGCCGACTTCATGACCGCGATGATGTGCTTCTTCCTGGTGATGTGGCTGATCAACGCCGCAAACGAACAGACCAAGGCGGCCGTCGCCAGCTACTTCAACCCGGTCAAGCTCGTCGACCGTGAGTCGAGCCGCAAGGGGCTGGAGGATCTCGGCAATGGGCCGCGCGCGGTCGGGATGACGGCCGACGACCCGCAGGAGGCGACAAAAAAGTCCGGACAGGACGGCATCGGCGCGGCGGGCTCATCCAACCGCAAGCAGGACAAGCAGGAGCCGAACAAGGCTGAGCAGTCGGATGAGCATCTGTTCGCCGACCCTTACGCGGTGCTCTCCGAAATCGCCACCGACACCGGCGTCATGCAGAATGTCAGCCAGAAGGGCGACGGCGGCGCGCAGAACGCCGGTCCGGCGACGGGCGCCTCCGGCGGCGCGTCCTACCGCGATCCTTTCGAGCCGGATTTCTGGTCGCAGCAGGTCGCGGCACCCGCCGCCGAGGCGAGTGCCCAGCGCCCCAAGATCGAGGGCGATCCGCTCAAATCAGGTGACAAGGCCGCGCAGACGCAGGTCGCCAAGGTCAAGGCCGTGCCACCGGCGCCGCCCATCAAGGATGCCCCGCTCGAACCCCTGGCCGCGGATGGCAAGGCCGCCGCGACGACGGCCAAGGCCGGCGAAACCAAAGCCAGCGAAACCAAGGCCAATGAGGCCAAGGCTGGAGACGGCAAGGCCGCGGCTGCCGCCAAGGCGGATGCCGCCGCGGCCGCGCAAGAGACAACCCCGCCTGAAGCCGCGGAAAAGCCGCCGACCGCCGCTGCCGTGAAGGCGGCGGCCGACGTCAAGCGGCAACTGGCCGATGCCTTCAAGCCCGGCGACAAGCTGCATGACGGCGTCTCGGTCGAAGCCACCGACAAGGGCGTCGTCATCTCGATCACCGATCAGCTCGACTTCGGCATGTTCGAAGTCGGGTCGGCGGTGCCGAGCCGCGAACTGGTGTTGGCGATGGAAAAGATCGGCCGCATCGTCAACAGCCAGAAGGGCACCATCAGCATCAACGGCCACACCGATGCGCGCCCGTTCCGCAGCGCCAGCTACGACAATTGGCGGCTGTCGACGGCGCGTGCGCATTCCGCCTACTACATGCTCGTGCGCGGCGGCGTCGACGAACGCCGCATCACCGAGGTCGCCGGCTTCGCCGACCGCCAGCCGAAGGATCCGGCCGACCCCATGTCGGCGGCCAACCGCCGCATCGAGATCCTGATGACGAGTGGCGGATGA
- a CDS encoding flagellar MS-ring protein, producing MPEQIQSIISNLRGFGVKRLAMLAGIAVLVMGVIGIASVYLNRPAYDTLYVGLDRSDVNQIGLVLGEAGIGFDVGADGTSVLVPAGTTAQARMLLAEKGLPTSANAGYELFDNVGAMGLTSFMQQITRVRALEGEIARTIQSISGIKAARVHIVMSERANFRRDEQQPSASVVIRYAGIDAEKSAQSIRHLVAAAVPGLSADKVTVLDSNGNLLAAGDDPSNTSAARTLGVEQTVEAQIGDNIRRALTPYLGPDNFRASVKADVNTDTRQTEETIFDPESRVERSVQSVRANENSNQKQASTPASVEQNLPETQATSTEGPQTSSANDRKEEITNYEINSKKIATVSNGYTVTKMSIAVVVNQDRLKTILGKDATPEQIAKRVAEIQKMVSSATGFDDKRGDVIDVSAVEFIDGLDGEAIPQAGMLDSIGQHAGTLINAGAFIVVVFLVAFFGLRPMAAALTARATPALSGPNFDEVQRSLPTPEAAASADAGAAIGALPGSRSGVTPLDDLRQKIRPAPQERLARMVDLNEERTAQILRKWAAQEVAA from the coding sequence GTGCCGGAACAGATCCAGAGCATCATCTCGAATCTCCGCGGTTTTGGTGTGAAGCGCCTCGCCATGCTGGCGGGCATCGCCGTTCTGGTGATGGGCGTCATCGGCATCGCCTCGGTCTACCTCAACCGCCCGGCCTACGACACGCTCTATGTCGGCCTCGACCGTTCCGACGTGAACCAGATCGGTCTGGTGCTGGGCGAAGCCGGCATCGGCTTCGACGTCGGCGCCGACGGAACCTCCGTGCTGGTGCCGGCCGGCACCACGGCGCAGGCGCGCATGCTGCTTGCCGAAAAGGGTCTGCCGACCAGCGCCAATGCCGGCTACGAGCTGTTCGACAATGTCGGCGCGATGGGCCTGACCTCGTTCATGCAGCAGATCACCCGGGTGCGAGCGCTGGAAGGCGAGATCGCCCGCACCATCCAGTCCATTTCAGGCATCAAGGCGGCACGCGTCCACATCGTCATGTCCGAGCGCGCCAATTTCCGCCGCGACGAACAGCAGCCCTCGGCATCGGTGGTCATCCGCTATGCCGGCATCGACGCTGAGAAGAGCGCCCAGTCGATCCGCCATCTCGTCGCAGCCGCCGTGCCTGGCCTGTCGGCCGACAAGGTGACGGTCCTCGATTCCAACGGCAACCTCCTGGCCGCCGGCGATGATCCCTCCAACACCAGCGCGGCCCGCACGCTCGGCGTCGAGCAGACCGTGGAGGCGCAGATCGGCGACAACATCCGCCGCGCGCTCACCCCCTATCTCGGCCCCGACAATTTCCGCGCCAGCGTCAAGGCCGATGTCAACACCGACACCCGCCAGACTGAAGAGACGATCTTCGATCCGGAGTCGCGCGTCGAACGCTCGGTGCAGTCGGTGCGCGCCAATGAGAACAGCAACCAGAAGCAGGCCTCGACCCCGGCCAGCGTCGAGCAGAACCTGCCGGAAACCCAGGCGACCAGCACCGAGGGTCCGCAGACCTCTTCGGCGAACGACCGCAAGGAAGAGATCACCAATTACGAGATCAACTCCAAGAAGATCGCCACCGTCTCCAACGGCTACACCGTCACCAAGATGTCGATTGCCGTCGTCGTCAACCAGGACCGGCTGAAGACGATCCTGGGCAAGGACGCGACCCCGGAGCAGATCGCCAAGCGCGTCGCCGAAATCCAGAAGATGGTCAGTTCCGCCACCGGCTTCGACGACAAGCGCGGCGACGTCATCGACGTCTCGGCGGTCGAATTCATCGACGGGCTGGACGGCGAGGCGATCCCGCAGGCCGGCATGCTGGATTCCATTGGCCAGCACGCCGGCACGTTGATCAACGCCGGCGCTTTCATCGTCGTGGTGTTCCTGGTGGCTTTCTTCGGCCTGCGGCCGATGGCGGCGGCGCTGACGGCAAGAGCGACACCCGCTCTGTCTGGTCCCAATTTCGATGAAGTCCAGCGTTCGCTGCCGACACCGGAGGCAGCCGCTTCCGCCGATGCGGGCGCCGCCATCGGCGCCTTGCCCGGCTCGCGGTCAGGCGTCACGCCGCTCGATGATCTTCGCCAGAAGATCAGGCCGGCGCCACAAGAGCGGCTTGCCCGCATGGTCGACCTCAATGAGGAGCGCACCGCGCAGATCCTGCGCAAATGGGCGGCCCAGGAAGTCGCGGCGTAA
- a CDS encoding flagellin/flagellar hook associated protein: MTSVSSAALTNAMRYQQMRMQADLVKATKESSTGKVADVGLALGGRTAQSVTFQRDLDRLNVIVDSNGLVTARLASTQTSLGQLSGVAQTFLSALTTASSGDNSDSLTQSTGQTTIQQLTSILNTSVNGEYLFAGTNTDVKPINDFTAAGSPAKAAFDASFVAKFGFTPSDPAAANITTAQMDDFITNYVTPQFLGTGWQTNMSNATDQQIVSRIALNETTETSTSANSDGIKKLAMAAAMVSSLMSTNISQAAKDSIVSHSQTLVGEALSGIAQVQSETGIVQKRVSDASDRMKTQIDLFERHILDLEAVDPATAATKVADLTQHIETSFALTARLQQLSLLNYLT, from the coding sequence ATGACCTCAGTCTCCTCGGCCGCCCTCACCAACGCCATGCGCTATCAACAGATGCGCATGCAGGCCGACCTCGTCAAAGCCACGAAGGAATCCTCGACCGGCAAGGTCGCCGATGTCGGCCTGGCACTGGGTGGACGCACCGCCCAGTCCGTCACCTTCCAGCGCGACCTCGACCGGCTGAACGTCATCGTCGATTCCAACGGGCTGGTCACCGCAAGGCTTGCGTCGACCCAGACCTCGCTCGGCCAGCTCTCCGGCGTGGCGCAGACCTTCCTGTCCGCCCTGACCACCGCGTCGTCGGGCGACAACTCCGACAGCCTGACCCAATCGACCGGCCAGACGACCATCCAGCAGCTCACCTCGATCCTCAACACCAGCGTCAACGGCGAATATCTGTTTGCCGGCACCAACACCGACGTCAAGCCGATCAACGATTTCACCGCCGCCGGCTCACCGGCCAAGGCCGCCTTCGACGCCTCCTTCGTCGCCAAATTCGGCTTCACGCCCAGTGATCCGGCCGCAGCCAACATCACCACCGCCCAGATGGACGATTTCATCACCAACTATGTCACGCCGCAGTTCCTCGGCACGGGCTGGCAGACCAACATGTCGAACGCCACCGACCAGCAGATCGTCAGCCGCATCGCGCTCAACGAAACCACCGAGACGTCGACCAGCGCCAACAGCGACGGCATCAAGAAGCTTGCAATGGCCGCCGCAATGGTCTCCAGCCTGATGTCCACCAACATCAGCCAGGCGGCGAAGGACAGCATCGTCAGCCACTCGCAGACACTGGTCGGCGAGGCGCTGAGCGGCATCGCCCAGGTTCAGTCCGAAACCGGTATCGTCCAGAAGCGCGTCTCCGATGCCAGCGACCGCATGAAGACGCAGATCGACCTGTTCGAACGCCATATCCTCGATCTCGAAGCCGTCGATCCGGCCACGGCCGCCACCAAGGTCGCGGACCTGACGCAGCATATCGAGACGTCCTTCGCTCTGACAGCGCGCCTGCAGCAGCTCAGCCTGTTGAATTACCTGACCTGA
- a CDS encoding flagellar hook-associated protein FlgK — translation MSLSSALSIAQSALMSTARQTSVVTRNVSDASNPDYTRRIGVVTSTAPGARSIDIQRVTNDLLFRQNLSALSAYSGQNALYSGMDQLDVSVNGVDNASSPSTAIANLQQALQLYATSPSNQNLGSSVIDAAKQVVRSLNEGSQAIQDFRTQTDGQIDTAVKDLNSLLGQFQDANHAVISGTRSGTDVSDALDQRDALLKKIADYVPISTFTRGDNDMVITTGDGTTLFETIPRTVSFTPSAGYAAGSPGNTVYIDNVPVSAGSGGNTTASGKLAGLLQLRDGVASTMQSQLDETARGLITAFAETAPAMPNAAGLFTWSGAPAVPAAGTLVNGLAGTISINTAMDPSAGGNPTLLRDGGANGAAYVANTTGGASYSNLLVAYGDRLDQPMTFDPAAGISATSSVSDYAANSIGWLQGMRQQASTAADAKEALAQRSSEALSNATGVNVDQEMSLMLDLEHTYQASARMMKTVDDMMTALLNAVG, via the coding sequence ATGTCGTTATCTTCCGCATTGAGCATCGCCCAATCGGCGCTTATGAGTACCGCGCGTCAGACGAGCGTCGTCACGCGCAACGTCTCTGACGCCTCCAATCCGGACTATACGCGCCGCATCGGCGTCGTCACCAGCACGGCGCCCGGCGCGCGTTCAATTGATATCCAGCGCGTCACCAACGACCTGCTGTTCCGGCAGAATCTCAGCGCCTTGTCGGCCTATAGCGGCCAGAACGCGCTCTACAGCGGCATGGATCAGCTGGACGTGTCGGTCAACGGCGTAGACAACGCCTCCTCGCCCTCGACGGCCATCGCCAATCTGCAGCAGGCGCTGCAGCTCTACGCCACCTCGCCGTCCAACCAGAATCTCGGCTCCAGCGTCATCGACGCGGCCAAGCAGGTCGTGCGCTCCCTGAACGAAGGCTCCCAGGCCATTCAGGATTTCCGAACCCAGACCGACGGCCAGATCGACACGGCGGTCAAGGACCTCAACTCGCTGCTCGGCCAGTTCCAGGACGCCAACCATGCGGTCATTTCCGGCACCCGTTCCGGCACCGATGTTTCCGACGCGCTCGACCAGCGCGACGCGCTGCTGAAGAAGATCGCGGACTACGTTCCGATATCGACCTTCACGCGCGGCGACAATGACATGGTCATCACCACCGGTGACGGCACCACGCTGTTCGAGACGATACCGCGCACGGTGAGCTTCACGCCATCGGCTGGCTATGCCGCGGGAAGCCCCGGCAACACCGTCTATATCGACAACGTGCCGGTCTCGGCGGGAAGCGGTGGTAACACCACCGCCAGCGGCAAGCTTGCCGGACTGCTGCAATTGCGCGACGGCGTCGCCTCGACCATGCAGAGCCAGCTCGACGAGACCGCGCGCGGCCTGATCACGGCCTTTGCCGAGACCGCGCCCGCGATGCCCAACGCCGCCGGCCTGTTCACCTGGTCCGGCGCGCCGGCGGTGCCGGCCGCGGGCACGCTGGTCAATGGCCTGGCCGGCACGATCAGCATCAATACGGCGATGGATCCAAGCGCTGGCGGCAATCCGACATTGCTGCGCGACGGCGGCGCCAATGGCGCTGCCTATGTCGCCAACACCACCGGCGGCGCTTCCTATTCCAACCTTCTGGTTGCCTATGGCGACCGGCTCGACCAGCCGATGACGTTCGACCCCGCCGCCGGGATTTCGGCAACGTCCAGCGTTTCCGACTACGCCGCCAATTCGATCGGCTGGCTGCAGGGCATGCGCCAGCAGGCTTCGACCGCCGCGGACGCCAAGGAAGCGCTGGCACAGCGCAGTTCCGAGGCGCTATCCAATGCGACCGGCGTCAATGTCGACCAGGAAATGTCGCTGATGCTCGACCTCGAACATACCTATCAGGCGTCGGCCCGGATGATGAAGACCGTCGACGACATGATGACGGCCCTGTTGAACGCGGTGGGATAA
- a CDS encoding chemotaxis protein MotD, with the protein MTPSLGPALPGFTAARTAEQPATPGKKDDAGFGRLVHDGASQAEKQPATEAGGRDARWSKLAAGLAAQAGEDEPLPPGKGRTTPTGSTAANSTKDGKDVGADEDTDTETPATDAGATPLDDHLPLLMAFHDLRHFSTSAKSADASEDGQEPALSGQVLPKAYRAISAAGQDDLEPMPKPERVSLVDGPLTTLESARDASAGTGAPRRDNAIAASPLPETAAAEVPGVEPKQAAPQLKSIADVQSSLRSEPGKQQSAQPRVDVVSERSFPAPPQAQISQAALNVINAVAADVSPQQAFSTAAAASQLAGSVAVPTHVLKIELHPAELGMVTAHLRLSGEQLSIELKPETHDAYRRLSSDSEAIVKSLRGLGFEVDKVTIMQPSVAVPATTRADATATLTTAPGREQSAFQPGNSSGGNGGADGQQPGQQSARGNHDDAQALGRAASPSRERAGGDMFI; encoded by the coding sequence ATGACCCCCAGCCTCGGCCCGGCCCTGCCAGGATTTACCGCCGCACGCACGGCGGAGCAGCCGGCTACGCCCGGCAAGAAGGATGATGCCGGTTTCGGCAGGCTGGTGCATGACGGGGCCAGCCAGGCGGAAAAGCAGCCGGCCACCGAGGCCGGCGGGCGCGATGCGCGTTGGAGCAAGCTAGCCGCCGGTCTTGCGGCACAGGCAGGCGAGGACGAACCGCTGCCGCCCGGCAAAGGCAGGACCACGCCGACCGGATCGACGGCTGCGAACTCCACGAAGGACGGCAAGGACGTTGGGGCGGACGAGGACACCGATACCGAAACGCCGGCGACCGACGCCGGCGCAACGCCGCTCGACGACCATCTGCCTCTGCTGATGGCGTTTCATGATTTGCGCCATTTCTCGACATCGGCCAAGTCAGCCGATGCAAGCGAGGACGGACAGGAACCGGCGCTCAGCGGGCAGGTCCTGCCGAAGGCCTATCGGGCGATATCCGCCGCTGGGCAGGACGACCTAGAACCGATGCCGAAGCCCGAGCGGGTCTCGCTCGTCGACGGACCGCTGACGACGCTTGAGTCCGCCCGCGACGCAAGCGCCGGCACTGGCGCGCCACGGCGTGACAATGCAATCGCCGCCAGCCCGCTGCCCGAGACGGCGGCCGCCGAGGTGCCGGGCGTTGAACCGAAGCAGGCGGCGCCGCAGCTGAAATCCATCGCCGACGTCCAGTCCTCGCTGCGGTCGGAGCCAGGAAAACAGCAATCGGCGCAGCCGCGCGTCGACGTGGTTTCCGAGCGCAGCTTCCCTGCCCCGCCGCAGGCGCAGATCAGTCAGGCAGCACTCAACGTAATCAATGCCGTAGCGGCCGATGTTAGCCCTCAGCAGGCGTTTTCGACTGCCGCCGCGGCCAGCCAGCTGGCCGGCTCTGTTGCCGTTCCGACACATGTGTTGAAGATCGAACTTCACCCGGCCGAACTGGGCATGGTCACGGCCCATCTTCGCCTCTCCGGAGAACAACTCTCGATTGAACTCAAGCCCGAAACACACGACGCCTACCGCCGGCTTTCCAGCGACAGCGAGGCAATCGTCAAGTCGCTGCGCGGACTGGGTTTCGAGGTTGATAAGGTCACCATCATGCAACCGTCAGTGGCCGTTCCGGCTACAACCCGGGCCGATGCAACCGCCACTCTCACCACTGCACCTGGCCGCGAGCAGTCTGCCTTTCAGCCCGGGAACTCCAGCGGCGGCAACGGCGGAGCCGACGGTCAGCAACCAGGCCAACAGTCCGCAAGGGGCAACCATGATGACGCGCAAGCACTCGGCCGCGCCGCTTCGCCTTCTCGCGAGCGCGCTGGCGGCGATATGTTTATCTAG
- a CDS encoding lytic transglycosylase: MTRKHSAAPLRLLASALAAICLSSLANAAAAATNPCEPEILRAADRYGVPAGILYAVGLTETGNKGSLQPNALNIEGKPVFPKSRAEALATFANAQREGKTLIDLGCMQINHHYHSSHFRSVEDMLDPRQNVDYAARFLASLHARHETWSMAVARYHAGPDNDPAQKVYVCRVIANMVATGFGKWTTNARAFCNP; the protein is encoded by the coding sequence ATGACGCGCAAGCACTCGGCCGCGCCGCTTCGCCTTCTCGCGAGCGCGCTGGCGGCGATATGTTTATCTAGCCTCGCCAACGCCGCGGCTGCCGCCACCAATCCCTGCGAGCCCGAGATCCTGCGCGCCGCCGATCGCTATGGCGTGCCCGCCGGCATCCTTTATGCCGTCGGCCTGACCGAGACTGGCAACAAAGGCAGCCTTCAGCCTAATGCATTGAATATAGAAGGAAAACCGGTCTTCCCAAAGAGCCGGGCCGAAGCGCTCGCTACCTTCGCCAATGCGCAACGCGAGGGCAAGACGCTGATCGATCTGGGCTGCATGCAGATCAACCATCACTATCATTCCTCGCATTTCCGCAGCGTCGAGGACATGCTCGACCCGCGCCAGAATGTCGACTACGCGGCGCGCTTCCTGGCCAGTCTCCATGCCCGCCACGAAACCTGGTCGATGGCCGTCGCCCGCTATCATGCCGGCCCCGACAACGACCCGGCGCAGAAGGTCTATGTCTGCCGGGTGATTGCCAACATGGTCGCCACCGGTTTCGGCAAGTGGACAACCAACGCCCGCGCCTTCTGCAACCCGTAA
- a CDS encoding flagellar hook-basal body protein: MSLYGMMRTGVSGMNAQANRLSTTADNIANSDTTGYKRSSAEFSTLIMPSTGGAYNSGGVTTTIRQAVSDPGVLQYTTSVSDLAVSGDGFFVVQDPSGTPFLTRAGAFVPDAQGRLVNAAGFQLMAYSFANGTPAATVNGFEGLEPVVISDQGLTATPSTTGSFSGNLPAGATPVVAANLPSTNSAGAQYTSKSSMVAYDNLGNKKLLDVYFTNTGTGTWEVSVFDQSKATAGTSFPYAAGGSLGTANLTFDTTTGKLTGATTGVTFTVPGGASLNLDLSTLTQLGTGFTVTDAQVNGNAPSTIDKVQISKDGTIYAQYKDGSTKPLYKIPLADVQSPDQLKALPGNVYAQGTESGAVRVGFANEGKAGSIISGALENSNVDIAEELTDMIAAQRSYTANSKVFQTGSDLMDVLVNLKR, from the coding sequence ATGAGCCTCTACGGAATGATGCGGACCGGCGTTTCCGGCATGAACGCCCAGGCCAACCGCCTGTCGACAACAGCCGACAACATCGCCAATTCCGACACCACCGGCTACAAGCGATCCTCCGCCGAATTCTCGACGCTGATCATGCCGTCGACGGGCGGCGCCTACAATTCCGGCGGCGTCACCACGACGATCCGCCAGGCGGTCAGCGATCCGGGCGTACTGCAATACACCACCTCGGTCTCCGACCTCGCCGTCAGCGGTGACGGCTTCTTCGTCGTCCAGGACCCGAGCGGCACACCTTTCCTGACCCGCGCCGGCGCCTTCGTTCCCGATGCACAGGGCAGGCTAGTCAACGCGGCTGGCTTCCAGCTGATGGCCTACAGCTTCGCCAATGGCACGCCGGCGGCGACGGTGAACGGTTTCGAAGGCCTGGAGCCGGTCGTCATCTCCGACCAGGGATTGACCGCGACCCCGAGCACCACGGGTAGTTTCAGCGGCAATCTGCCGGCGGGTGCGACACCGGTCGTCGCCGCCAACCTGCCCTCCACCAATTCGGCAGGCGCGCAATACACCTCGAAATCCTCGATGGTTGCCTACGACAATCTCGGCAACAAGAAGCTGCTCGACGTCTATTTCACCAACACCGGCACCGGCACCTGGGAAGTGTCGGTCTTCGATCAGTCGAAGGCCACGGCCGGAACATCGTTCCCCTACGCCGCCGGCGGCTCACTCGGCACGGCCAACCTGACCTTCGACACCACCACCGGCAAGCTGACCGGCGCCACCACCGGCGTTACCTTTACCGTGCCGGGCGGCGCCAGCCTCAACCTCGACCTGTCGACACTGACCCAGCTCGGCACCGGCTTCACCGTTACCGACGCGCAAGTCAACGGCAACGCGCCAAGCACCATCGACAAGGTGCAGATCAGCAAGGATGGCACCATCTACGCCCAGTACAAGGACGGGTCCACCAAGCCGCTCTACAAGATCCCGCTGGCCGACGTGCAGAGCCCGGACCAGCTCAAGGCGCTCCCCGGCAACGTCTACGCGCAAGGCACCGAATCCGGCGCGGTCCGTGTCGGCTTTGCCAATGAAGGCAAGGCCGGTTCGATCATCTCCGGCGCGCTCGAAAATTCGAACGTCGATATCGCCGAGGAATTGACCGACATGATCGCGGCGCAGCGCAGCTACACCGCCAATTCGAAAGTCTTCCAGACCGGTTCCGACCTGATGGACGTCCTTGTCAACCTGAAGAGATAA
- a CDS encoding chemotaxis MOTC protein, giving the protein MRAAVTSWLMGLLLLVAGYPSAGFAQDTLQPYQLVRSLQLVQDRIAAGDHAAMPMQAKLLEMTDTRLREADAEDFKDLKNFRALLVYGMSGGNPVTVEAAVSRATTDPGSLAIAKGVIDYLNGRPGAAIEALRPIDPMTLPADLGAFLALVKGSLLAGDQPAAALTLLDEAKLLSPGTLVEEAALRRSVGIAVTQGDAARFALASTQYVERYLYSPYASQFADSFVSGVITLHMSISQDKLADITAMMDPEREKVIYLRIARRAAIDGLSDLSAFASARAEHGRDGNTNQGDPRAELYSSLSTVTSGTIEDVRTKLGKIDRSKLSDGDRALLDAAQAIAGEVVAPPASPPAVSPASPDTAPQPKPEVAAAQAADEAGLPPVEGAVAEQPAVAPSGGTAAAAPNAPAPSADSAAVLPALAPASSAGPDTTDPTDAAMMKTRRQLDLIDQMLGAAPK; this is encoded by the coding sequence ATGCGGGCGGCCGTCACCAGCTGGCTGATGGGCCTGTTGCTGCTGGTCGCCGGATATCCGTCGGCCGGCTTCGCCCAGGATACGCTGCAGCCTTACCAGCTGGTGCGCTCGCTGCAGCTCGTCCAGGACCGCATCGCCGCCGGCGATCACGCCGCGATGCCGATGCAGGCCAAGCTGCTGGAGATGACCGATACGCGCCTGCGCGAAGCGGATGCGGAGGACTTCAAGGACCTCAAGAATTTTCGCGCGCTGCTGGTTTACGGCATGAGCGGCGGCAATCCGGTGACCGTCGAGGCGGCCGTGTCGCGCGCCACCACGGATCCGGGCAGCCTTGCCATCGCCAAGGGTGTGATCGATTATCTGAACGGTCGGCCCGGCGCAGCGATCGAAGCCCTGAGGCCGATCGATCCGATGACACTGCCCGCCGATCTCGGCGCGTTCCTTGCCCTGGTCAAAGGGTCGCTGCTTGCCGGTGATCAGCCGGCGGCGGCGCTCACGCTGCTCGACGAGGCCAAGCTGCTCAGCCCTGGCACATTGGTCGAGGAAGCAGCCTTGCGGCGTTCGGTCGGCATCGCCGTGACGCAAGGCGACGCGGCACGGTTCGCGCTTGCCTCCACGCAGTATGTCGAGCGCTACCTCTATTCGCCCTATGCCAGCCAATTCGCCGATTCCTTCGTCTCCGGCGTCATCACGCTGCACATGTCGATCAGCCAGGACAAGCTGGCCGATATCACCGCGATGATGGATCCCGAGCGCGAGAAGGTGATCTATCTGCGCATCGCCCGCCGCGCCGCGATCGACGGCCTCAGCGACTTGTCGGCCTTCGCTTCCGCTCGGGCCGAGCACGGCCGCGATGGCAACACCAACCAGGGCGATCCGCGCGCCGAGCTTTACTCCAGCCTGTCCACGGTGACTTCCGGTACGATCGAGGACGTGCGCACCAAGCTCGGCAAGATCGACCGCAGCAAGCTGTCGGACGGTGACCGTGCCCTGCTCGATGCCGCCCAGGCGATCGCCGGCGAGGTGGTGGCGCCGCCGGCTTCCCCTCCAGCCGTAAGTCCGGCGTCTCCGGACACTGCGCCACAGCCCAAACCCGAGGTCGCCGCCGCACAGGCTGCCGACGAGGCGGGATTGCCGCCCGTTGAGGGTGCCGTCGCCGAACAGCCTGCCGTCGCGCCGTCCGGTGGGACTGCGGCCGCTGCCCCGAATGCGCCGGCGCCTTCAGCCGATTCGGCGGCGGTCCTGCCTGCATTGGCGCCGGCAAGCTCTGCCGGTCCCGACACGACCGATCCGACCGACGCCGCCATGATGAAAACCCGTCGACAGCTCGACCTGATCGACCAGATGCTTGGAGCCGCCCCGAAATGA
- a CDS encoding transcriptional regulator: MFRILASGYAFLHGADVLIRKAGPMIVIVDERELVTEGYNSLFDREGVACAGFAPGEFGEWVNSAADTDLRSVRAFLIGDCRDGAISPRQIRDRTGAPVIALSEQHSLENTLRLFESGVDDVIRKPVHIREILARITAIRRRAHEDVAYTEIGAMRIFMDGRDPEIDGQPLPLPRRERRILEYLASNRGRRVTKTQVFNAIYGIFDEEVEENVVESHISKLRKKLREKLGTDPIDSKRFLGYRLVF, from the coding sequence TTGTTCAGGATTCTCGCCAGCGGTTACGCCTTTCTCCACGGGGCAGATGTGCTGATTCGGAAGGCGGGGCCGATGATCGTGATCGTTGACGAGCGAGAGCTCGTAACTGAGGGATACAATTCACTTTTTGATCGCGAGGGCGTCGCCTGCGCAGGCTTCGCGCCCGGCGAATTCGGCGAGTGGGTGAACTCGGCCGCCGACACCGATCTGCGTTCGGTGCGCGCCTTCCTGATCGGCGACTGCCGTGACGGCGCCATCTCTCCGCGGCAGATCCGAGACCGCACCGGCGCTCCGGTCATTGCGCTCAGCGAGCAGCATTCCCTGGAAAACACGCTGCGGTTGTTCGAGAGCGGCGTCGACGATGTCATCCGCAAACCGGTCCACATCCGCGAGATCCTGGCCCGCATCACCGCCATCCGCCGTCGCGCCCATGAGGATGTCGCCTACACCGAGATCGGCGCCATGCGCATCTTCATGGACGGCCGCGACCCCGAGATCGACGGCCAGCCGCTGCCCTTGCCGCGCCGCGAGCGCCGCATCCTCGAATATCTGGCGAGCAACCGCGGCCGCCGCGTCACCAAGACCCAGGTCTTCAACGCCATCTACGGCATTTTCGACGAAGAGGTCGAAGAGAACGTGGTGGAAAGCCACATCAGCAAATTGCGCAAGAAACTGCGCGAGAAGCTGGGCACAGACCCGATCGATTCCAAACGCTTCCTCGGCTACCGGCTCGTCTTCTGA